One window of Trifolium pratense cultivar HEN17-A07 linkage group LG5, ARS_RC_1.1, whole genome shotgun sequence genomic DNA carries:
- the LOC123884025 gene encoding oxysterol-binding protein-related protein 4C-like, translating into MVNKEEKKIVLTKPLQLAKESDSEEAYKAPNLLQRLLSLFKNVRLGSDLTCFQLPPLFNLPKSQLQCYGESVYCTSSDLLSTCNRGQSPLERFISVVTWSISTTRPVSFGVAPYNPILGETHHVSKGNLNVLLEQVSHHPPVTALHATDDKENIEMIWCQQPVPKFYGTSVEAQVHGKRQLKLLNHGETYDMNSPNLLFKILPVPGANWVGTVNIRCLETGLVAELSYKSSHSFLGLGGNHNVIKGKIFDSSSCMVLYEVDGHWDRTVKLKDRKNGKVRVIYDATEVISELHPPILKDEESVWPTESVHIWSELSQSIVNKDWEKAKEAKQVVEERQRELKKEREAKGENWIPKHFVVSYNKEVGWNCSPIHNCVSAAPIIAL; encoded by the exons GTAAACaaggaagagaaaaaaattgtgcTCACTAAGCCACTACAACTAGcaaaggaatcagattcagaagagGCTTATAAGGCCCCTAATCTTTTGCAACGCTTGTTAAGTTTATTCAAGAATGTACGCCTAGGATCTGATCTCACTTGCTTTCAG CTGCCACCACTATTTAACTTACCAAAATCACAACTTCAATGCTATGGTGAATCAGTGTACTGCACTTCTTCAGATTTGCTAAGCACATGCAACAGAGGACAGAGTCCATTGGAGAGGTTCATATCTGTTGTAACATGGTCCATATCTACCACACGCCCTGTTTCTTTTGGTGTTGCTCCTTATAATCCAATTCTTGGTGAGACACACCATGTTTCAAAGGGAAATCTTAATGTGTTACTTGAACAG GTGTCACACCACCCTCCAGTAACTGCTCTCCATGCAACTGATGACAAGGAAAACATTGAAATGATATGGTGTCAGCAACCTGTTCCTAAATTTTATG GCACATCAGTGGAAGCTCAAGTGCATGGTAAAAGGCAACTGAAGCTCTTAAATCATGGAGAAACTTATGATATGAATTCTCCAAATCTTTTATTCAAGATTCTTCCAGTTCCTGGTGCTAATTGGGTTGGCACAGTTAATATTAGATGTTTAGAGACAGGCCTAGTGGCTGAATTATCCTACAAATCAAGTCATTCTTTTCTAGGACTTGGTGGAAATCATAATGTCATCAAAGGGAAGATCTTTGACTCTTCATCTTGCATGGTTTTATATGAAGTTGATGGTCATTGGGACAG GACTGTAAAACTGAAGGATAGAAAAAATGGAAAAGTCAGAGTAATATATGATGCAACAGAAGTCATTTCAGAGCTACATCCTCCTATTCTCAAGGATGAAGAG AGTGTGTGGCCAACTGAATCGGTACATATTTGGAGTGAATTGAGTCAATCCATTGTGAATAAAGATTGGGAGAAAGCAAAAGAAGCAAAACAAGTAGTAGAGGAGAGACAAAGGGAGCTTAAGAAAGAAAGAGAGGCAAAAGGAGAAAATTGGATTCCTAAACATTTTGTAGTGTCTTACAACAAAGAAGTAGGATGGAATTGTTCACCTATTCATAACTGTGTATCAGCTGCTCCCATCATAGCCCTATAA